A single window of Cryptococcus tetragattii IND107 chromosome 4 map unlocalized Ctg04, whole genome shotgun sequence DNA harbors:
- a CDS encoding glutamine-tRNA ligase has translation MPPKFDPNSPENAPLIQLFQNLGLASNSATELVRQPKSGKAFKSLIDEYSLADNKYDEKQAGALVKLSSVSGKLSKEQKDFLVGKIVKGDVKTADQITAAVKFAEKTPDLKANEEAFDMECGVGVNITLADLPELLKSYLTSLPSPPEGWNSLGPILGGIKAGASDLRWANAAEVKSSLESIFVSLFGTKEAAAAAAAAKPKTRAPKAVEKPKPVSTTAAVATQSSSATPAIPTNIFEEGFLSEFHKVGENPQSDPKLKEEHLAWTKGQVYTRFPPEPNGYLHIGHVKAIMVDFGYAKYHGGRTYLRYDDTNPEAEEGRYFQSILETVRWLGFEPWKITYSSDNFDRLYELAVELIRRGKGYVCTCDAEKIKEDRGMGKGNPIPCVHRDRPVEESLREFERMKNGEYKEKEACLRMKMDLNSGNPYMWDTVAYRVKNAPHHRTGDKWKIYPTYDFTHCLCDSIENITHSLCTVEFIPARESYEWLCDALGVYKARQYEFARLNLQGTFLSKRKIAKLVQNGHVKDWDDPRLYTIIALRRRGIPPGALLSFVSELGVTNIPSTTEIQKFESCIRGYLESSAPRLMMVLNPIKIIIDNVPDDYRIQVEVPLHPKIPAMGTVQTIFTKEVYIDADDFREVDSSDYFRLAPGKSVGLFKAPYPVTCTSFTKDPVTGRVTEVHCTLAGEGFKKPKAYIQWVNAPEAVKIDEVRYFRKLFKSEPPPADYEADVDPDSLEVYTNAVIEPAFYELAKKQMSDARKDSEERTKKAVEQAAKPDTSSAPVEGSAAAQHKEEEPVATAEQLVGNENIRFQGMRLAYFTLDRESKLGCLEKDKVNGRSEGDKIILNRIVSLKEDAGKSA, from the exons ATGCCTCCTAAATTTGACCCAAACTCCCCAGAAAATGCTCCTCTCATTCAGCTTTTCCAAAACCTCGGCCTCGCCAGCAACTCTGCCACAGAGCTCGTTCGTCAGCCAAAGTCTGGAAAGGCTTTCAAATCTTTGATCGACGAGTACAGTCTTGCAGACAACAAGTACGATGAGAAGCAGGCCGGAGCTCTTGTAAAGCTCAGCTCAGTGAGTGGCAAGCTGAGCAAGGAGCAGAAGGATTTTCTCGTGGGGAAGATTGTGAAGGGAGATGTGAAGACTGCAGACCAGATTACAG CGGCGGTCAAGTTTGCAGAGAAAACCCCCGACTTGAAGGCGAACGAGGAGGCTTTTGACATGGAATGTGGTGTTG GTGTCAACATCACTCTTGCCGACCTTCCTGAACTCCTCAAATCATATCTcacttcccttccttcacctcctgAGGGCTGGAACAGTCTTGGTCCTATTCTTGGTGGCATTAAGGCTGGTGCTTCTGACCTTCG ATGGGCCAACGCCGCGGAAGTTAAATCTTCCCTCGaatccatcttcgtctctCTTTTTGGTACCAAGGAAgccgccgctgccgctgccgctgctAAGCCCAAAACAAGGGCTCCCAAGGCCGTTGAAAAACCTAAGCCTGTCTCCACTACCGCCGCTGTTGCTACCCAGTCTTCCTCTGCTACTCCTGCTATTCCTACAAACATTTTTGAGGAGGGCTTCCTTTCAGAGTTCCATAAGGTCGGGGAAAACCCCCAGAGTGATCCCaagttgaaggaggagcatTTGGCGTGGACAAAGGGCCAGGTGTACACCCGATTCCCGCCAGAGCCTAATGGATACCTCCATATTGGACACGTCAAAGCTATTATGGTCGATTTTGGTTATGCCAAGTACCACGGTGGTCGAACATACCTTAG ATACGACGATACCAATCCcgaagctgaagaaggccgATACTTCCAGTCTATCCTCGAAACTGTCCGATGGCTTGGTTTCGAGCCTTGGAAGATCACATACTCTAGTGACAACTTTGACAGGTTGTACGAGCTTGCGGTTGAATTGATTCGACGGGGAAAGGGATACGTCTGTACTTGTGACG CTGAGAAGATTAAGGAAGACCGAGGTATGGGCAAGGGTAACCCCATCCCTTGCGTGCACCGAGACCGGCCCGTCGAGGAGTCTCTGCGTGAGTTTGAACGAATGAAGAATGGCGAAtacaaggagaaggaagcgtgcttgaggatgaagatggactTGAACAGTGGCAACCCTTATATGTGGGATACTGTTGCTTACCGAGTCAAAAACGCCCCTCATCACAGAACTGGTGACAAGTGGA AGATCTACCCTACTTACGACTTTACCCACTGTCTCTGTGATAGTATTGAGAACATCAC TCACTCTCTCTGTACCGTCGAATTCATTCCCGCTCGTGAATCCTACGAATGGCTCTGTGATGCCCTCGGCGTCTACAAGGCTCGTCAGTACGAATTCGCCCGTCTCAACCTCCAGGGcactttcctctccaaacGGAAAATTGCAAAGCTTGTCCAGAACGGCCACGTCAAGGACTGGGATGACCCCCGTCTTTACACTATCATCGCCCTTCGTCGACGCGGTATTCCTCCGGGCGCCTTGTTATCCTTTGTTTCCGAGCTTGGTGTGACCAACATCCCTTCCACCACTGAAATCCAAAAGTTCGAGTCTTGCATCCGAGGTTACCTTGAGAGCTCCGCACCTAGGCTGATGATGGTCCTCAACCCTATCAagatcatcatcgacaatGTCCCCGACGATTACCGTATTCAGGTCGAAGTGCCTCTCCATCCCAAGATCCCTGCTATGGGCACTGTCCaaaccatcttcaccaaggAAGTCTACATCGACGCCGACGACTTCAGAGAGGTCGATTCTTCTGACTACTTCCGTTTGGCTCCCGGCAAGTCAGTCGGTTTGTTCAAGGCTCCTTACCCTGTTACTTGTACATCCTTCACCAAGGACCCCGTTACCGGTCGTGTTACCGAGGTACACTGTACACTCGCCGGCGAAGGGTTCAAGAAGCCCAAAGCGTACATCCAATGGGTCAACGCGCCCGAGGCGGTCAAGATCGACGAAGTGCGATACTTTAGGAAGCTTTTCAAGTCTGAACCCCCTCCTGCTGACTATGAGGCGGATGTCGACCCCGACTCTCTTGAAGTTTACACCAACGCTGTGATCGAGCCTGCTTTCTATGAGCTTGCCAAGAAGCAGATGTCTGATGCGAGGAAGGACAGTGAAGAACGTACGAAGAAGGCTGTCGAGCAGGCTGCTAAGCCTGACACATCTTCTGCTCCTGTGGAAGGCAGTGCAGCGGCTCAGcacaaggaggaagagcccGTTGCCACAGCTGAGCAGCTGGTCGGTAACGAGAATATCAGATTCCAGGGTATGAGGCTGGCGTACTTCACTCTGGACAGGGAAAGCAAGTTGGGCtgcttggagaaggacaaagTCAATGGTAGGAGCGAGGGTGACAAAATTATACTTAACAGGATTGTCTCGCTTAAGGAGGATGCGGGCAAAAGCGCATAG
- a CDS encoding cytosolic Fe-S cluster assembly factor CFD1, giving the protein MADIIETPVSRRLSSVKNIIIVLSGKGGVGKSSSSVQLALSLLAQSPTNRVGLIDLDITGPSLPRMVGLDTPTATVHQSSAGWVPVYVDQGRRLGVMSIGFLLKDRGDSVVWRGPKKDGMIRQFLSEVRWGDLDYLIIDTPPGTSDEHISLVTHLHPLFTPTVSNPTTPTSILISTPQTTALNDTLKSLSFTRKLSLPVMGLVENMAGYVCPCCGEISDTFGKGGGETMAQREGVGFLGRVPIDTVLVSLLDAVSKGEVLGEGAVEHSSDEATEGQTNGSTEHFPLLDKYLETASSKVWKDITRKLVDKVEQRKLDIHANLESSSEKPTAA; this is encoded by the exons ATGGCGGACATAATAGAGACACCGGTATCTCGCAGACTGTCATCTGTGAAAAATATTATCATAGTCCTATCCGGGAAGG GCGGAGTAGGCAagtcttcgtcctctgtGCAGCTCGCTTTGTCTCTTTTGGCACAGTCTCCCACAAACCGTGTTGGCCTCATAGATCTCGATATAACGGGTCCCTCGCTTCCGCGCATGGTCGGACTCGATACCCCCACGGCCACTGTTCACCAATCATCAGCCGGCTGGGTGCCTGTATACGTGGACCAAGGAAGACGGCTGGGTGTTATGAGTATTGGCTTCTTGTTAAAGGATAGAGGTGATAGTGTGGTTTGGAGAGGACCGAAAAAAGACGGAATGATCAGGCAGTTCTTGTCAGAAGTTAGATGGGGAGACTTGGATTACCTTATCATCGATACTCCACCAG GAACCTCGGACGAACATATTTCCCTTGTaactcatcttcatcccctttTTACGCCTACCGTGTCTAATCCCACAACGCCGACAAGTATCCTCATTTCCACTCCTCAAACAACAGCCTTAAATGACACCCTcaaatctctctctttcacccGCAAGCTGTCTTTACCAGTCATGGGCCTCGTAGAGAACATGGCGGGATATGTGTGCCCTTGCTGCGGCGAAATTAGTGACACATTCGGAAAGGGCGGTGGAGAAACTATGGctcaaagagaaggagtagGATTCTTGGGGAGGGTGCCAATTGATACGGTGCTGGTCTCGTTGTTGGATGCGGTCAGCAAAGGAGAAGTATTGGGGGAGGGCGCGGTGGAACACTCATCCGACGAGGCCACAGAAGGGCAAACAAATGGCAGCACAGAACATTTTCCATTACTTGACAAATATCTTGAAACGGCATCCTCAAAAGTTTGGAAAGATATTACCCGGAAGCTTGTGGATAAGGTTGAGCAGCGCAAGTTAGATATCCATGCCAACCTTGAGTCTTCATCAGAAAAACCAACGGCCGCATAA
- a CDS encoding A/G-specific adenine glycosylase: MLPKSSSPSVYSVSDSDSSDYAPSVSETKRSSFKRKRAAPVSTKSRTKATMVKGARGKSIAIDNLEDIEDLGITISRRHGMEYHSVDKIVDGKESLLSWFERVREKRGMPWRKEYDPSLSIEEKGQRAYEIWVSEVMLQQTQVTTVIAYWQKWMERWPTIGDLAKADVEEVNAVWRGLGYYRRARSLLAGAKTVMGNSKYDGRLPDDPVTLQKEIDGVGRYTAGAICSMAYGARTPIIDGNIHRLLTRLLAVHAPQTAPATIKFLWWIADELINHLPSGDKHKGVAGDWNQALMELGSQICKPANPECGICPLQKFCKGYAELSNPPPLPSTAESDCKLCAPIPCDIETNKIPTVMMFPMKKEKKASRVEEESVCVVQWRGNGDQRRWLFIKRPEKGLLAGLFEPPTTPVSAGLSHSERLSASLEALSDYIKITEEDAEGLQTSNRDVGNIPHIFSHINMTYHIHLLTLTTSGSEPPSIKPRTPRPAVWLSGEEVETANVGTGVKKVWAEIYGSWGSFEESKMGAVVGKKEKITNNKSMKLKSPAANKDGKIVKKVMMPAMPTRKKVVDVVE, encoded by the exons ATGCTCCCAAAATCGAGCTCACCATCGGTCTACTCAGTTTCCGATTCGGACTCCAGCGACTATGCCCCCAGCGTCTCAGAAACTAAACGGTCGTCTTTCAAACGAAAACGTGCTGCACCAGTTTCTACAAAAAGCAGAACCAAGGCCACTATGGTAAAGGGGGCACGCGGAAAGAGCATCGCGATAGACAATCTAGAGGATATAGAAGACCTTGGTATCACAATTTCTCGGAGACATGGAATGGAATACCATTCCGTTGATAAGATCGTAGACGGGAAGGAGAGCTTATTGTCGTGGTTTGAACGCGTGAG ggagaaaagaggtaTGCCTTGGCGAAAGGAATATGACCCATCTTTAAGCattgaagaaaaagggcagAGGGCGTACGAG ATATGGG TTAGCGAAGTAATGCTTCAGCAAACACAGGTCACAACT GTTATTGCTTATTGGCAAAAATGGATGGAGCGATGGCCTACAATCGGCGACTTGGCAAAAGCCGACGTGGAG GAAGTTAATGCTGTGTGGC GTGGATTGGGATACTACCGCAGAGCAAGGTCTCTGCTGGCAGGAGCGAAAACAGTCATGGGAAATTCGAAATACGACGGGCGGCTTCCGGATGATCCTGTTACCTTGCAAAAGGAAATCGATGGAGTAGGACGATATACCGCCG GGGCCATTTGTTCGATGGCTTATGGAGCGAGGACCCCTATC ATCGATGGCAATATCCATCGTCTTCTCACCCGTCTTCTCGCGGTGCATGCCCCACAAACTGCTCCGGCTACAATCAAATTCCTCTGGTGGATAGCTGACGAGTTGATAAATCATCTACCCTCTGGAGATAAACACAAGGGTGTAGCGGGTGACTGGAACCAA GCTCTGATGGAACTGGGTAGCCAGATATGTAAGCCCGCGAACCCTGAGTGTGGTATATGCCCTCTGCAGAAATTTTGCAAAGGCTATGCAGAG CTTTCCAACCCTCCACCACTCCCGTCTACTGCCGAATCAGATTGCAAACTGTGCGCTCCAATACCCTGCGATATCGAGACAAACAAGATCCCCACTGTAATGATGTTCCCtatgaagaaagagaagaaggcgtcgagagtcgaagaagagtctGTATGTGTCGTACAGTGGAGAGGTAACGGGGATCAAAGGAGATGGTTGTTTATAAAGCGCCCGGAGAAAG GTTTACTCGCCGGTCTCTTTGAACCTCCCACCACGCCTGTCTCAGCAGGTTTATCTCACTCCGAAAGGCTCAGTGCCTCCCTAGAAGCACTGTCAGATTATATCAAAATCACGGAAGAGGACGCCGAAGGCTTGCAGACGTCAAACAGAGATGTAGGCAATATACCTCATATCTTTTCTCATATCAACATGACCTATCATATTCatctcctcaccctcacAACTTCTGGCAGCGAACCTCCGTCTATCAAACCCAGGACGCCTCGACCAGCAGTATGGCtcagtggagaagaagtcgaaACGGCAAATGTTGGGACAGGtgtgaagaaggtatggGCGGAGATCTACGGATCATGGGGTAGTTTTGAAGAGTCAAAGATGGGAGCGGTagtggggaagaaagagaagataaCGAACAATAAGTCGATGAAACTTAAGTCTCCGGCGGCAAACAAGGACGGGAAGATTGTCAAAAAAGTGATGATGCCGGCCATgccgacgaggaagaaggttgtTGATGTCGTTGAGTGA
- a CDS encoding protein PNS1: MSAQEFYQGGNPNGYQQQQYAPPPGGPAQDQYRGKQEYVPPQSQPPNYNMQPSQPYAATNPEMGGQPVYHDTAPFSQATEKTGERMKPRKRVNDIIPLILFIAAVVGFAVVSGIAIHSFVQVNGLGGGMGNSGEGGTGTSVTLDYHTVYLLLVVVALGLIIASLYLMALRAFTKIILEVTLALTVILNIGICIYYFIIQYWSGAIIFLVIALLSIFFYWGMRKRIPLAKLLLQTTIDVTKHHPSVYVVVFIGLIVQAALSIWYTFTCISVYVKWTPGSAACSGGGCSSSKVAGLVFYVTFAYLWMSQVIGNVILCTLAGGVFGGWYYYGPRTPGGGVPKRASLMAFVRASTLSLGSIAFGSLLVTILELLRLILQLLSQYEAGQGDMIGSILICIAQCCIGCIQWMIEYFNKYAYIEIALYGKSYIPAAKDTWRLLKDRGIDALVNDSLVGTALMWGAYINGFLCAVLGYLYLRFTHPAYNSNGQYSAPVILFSFLIGLNESFTIGSAIDAGVSTIFVGLGEDPMVLAERSPGLFEMIRQVYPRVIQGVPH, encoded by the exons ATGAGCGCCCAGGAATTCTACCAAGGCGGGAATCCAAACGGGtaccaacaacaacaatatGCTCCTCCCCCTGGCGGTCCGGCTCAAGACCAATACAGGGGCAAGCAGGAATATGTCCCTCCCCAAAGTCAACCGCCCAATTACAACATGCagccttctcagccttATGCTGCTACCAACCCCGAAATGGGTGGGCAGCCTGTATACCATGACACTGCGCCCTTCTCCCAAGCAACTGAAAAGACAGGAGAGAGAATGAAACCTCGAAAGAGGGTGAACGACATTATTCCGCTGATATTGTTTATCGCTGCCGTTGTTGGATTTGCGGTTGTTTCTGGTATTGCGATACATAGTTTCGTGCAGGTGAATGGTTTGGGAGGTGGAATGGGTAACTCTGGTGAAGGGGGTACAGGGACCAGTGTTACGCTCGACTA CCACACAGTctaccttcttctcgttgTCGTTGCTCTCGGTTTGATCATTGCATCCTTATATCTTATG GCATTGAGGGCGTTCACCAAGATCATTCTTGAAGTTACTCTAGCATTGACGGTCATCCTTAACATTGGTATTTGTATTT ACTACTTTATCATCCAGT ACTGGTCAGGAgctatcatcttccttgtcattgcccttctttcaatcttcttctattGGGGCATGCGAAAGCG TATCCCTCTGGCCAaactgcttcttcaaacaACAATTGACGTTACAAAGCATCATCCTTCAGTATACGTAGTTGTCTTCATCGGTCTCATTGTCCAGGCAGCTCTATCAATTTGGTACACATTCACCTGTATTTCCGTCTATGTTAAGTGGACTCCAGGAAGTGCTG CTTGCTCGGGTGGGGGTTGCTCATCTAGCAAGGTGGCAGGTCTGGTATTCTACGTGACGTTTGCCTACCTCTGGATGTCTCAGGTCATCGGCAACGTCATTCTATGTACCCTCGCTGGTGGTGTTTTTGGAG GATGGTATTACTACGGTCCTCGAACCCCAGGTGGAGGTGTGCCTAAGAGAGCAAGCTTGATGGCTTTTGTGCGAGCTTCGACTCTTTCCCTCGGATCAATCGCCTTTGGAAGTTTGTTGGTTACCATCCTTGAGCTTTTGAGATTAATCTTGCAACTGCTCAGCCAGTATGAGGCTGGGCAGGGTGACA TGATTGGATCTATCCTTATCTGTATTGCTCAATGCTGTATCGGCTGTATCCAATGGATGATCGAGTACTTCAACAAAT ATGCCTA CATTGAGATTG CTCTTTACGGCAAGTCATACATTCCTGCTGCCAAGGACACTTGGAGACTTCTGAAGGACCGCGGTATCGACGCTCTGGTGAACGACTCTCTTGTTGGTACTG CTCTCATGTGGGGCGCCTACATCAACGGTTTCCTATGTGCTGTACTGGGCTATCTCTACCTCAGGT TCACTCACCCTGCTTACAACTCTAATGGTCAATACTCTGC ACCTGTGattctcttctcattcCTCATCGGTCTTAACGAGAGTTTCACCATCGGCAGCGCCATC GACGCTGGTGTATCCACGATCTTTGTCGGccttggagaagatccTATGGTGCTTGCTGAGAGGAGTCCAGGGCTGTTTGAGATGATTCGCCAGGTTTATCCTCGGGTTATTCAGGGTGTTCCCCATTAA